From the Nerophis ophidion isolate RoL-2023_Sa linkage group LG18, RoL_Noph_v1.0, whole genome shotgun sequence genome, one window contains:
- the rps25 gene encoding small ribosomal subunit protein eS25: MPPKQDKKKDAGKSKKDKDPVNKSGGKAKKKKWSKGKVRDKLNNLVLFDKATYEKLYKEVPNYKLITPAVVSERLKIRGSLARNALQELLAKGMIKLVSKHRAQLIYTRNTKGGDEEAAAEKA; this comes from the exons ATG CCTCCCAAGCAAGACAAGAAAAAGGATGCTGGGAAGTCCAAGAAGGACAAGGACCCAGTCAACAAATCTGGAGGCAAAGCCAAGAAGAAG AAGTGGTCCAAGGGAAAGGTTAGGGACAAGCTGAACAACCTGGTCCTCTTTGACAAGGCCACCTATGAAAAACTGTACAAGGAAGTGCCCAACTACAAGCTCATCACGCCCGCTGTCGTGTCTGAGAGGCTGAAGATCCGTGGCTCGCTGGCTAGGAATGCCCTGCAGGAACTGCTTGCTAAAG GCATGATCAAGCTGGTGTCTAAGCACAGAGCACAGCTTATCTATACGCGTAACACCAAGGGAGGAGATGAGGAAGCTGCAGCAGAGAAAGCATAA
- the trappc4 gene encoding trafficking protein particle complex subunit 4, whose translation MVIFSVYVVNKAGGLIYQYDNYVPRSETEKTFSYPLDLVLKHHDEKVIVSFGQRDGIRVGHAVLSINGIDVVGKSTADGKDILEYLKDPANYPVSIRFGRARLSSNEKLMLASMFHSLFAIGSQLSPEVGSSGIEMLETDVFKLHCFQTLTGIKFIVLADPRQAGIDALLRKVYEIYADFALKNPFYSLEMPIRCELFDQNLKGALEVAEKAGNFGAGS comes from the exons ATGGTGATCTTCAGTGTGTATGTAGTCAACAAGGCTGGGGGGTTAATTTACCAATATGACAACTACGTGCCGAGGTCGGAGACCGAGAAGACGTTTAGTTACCCTTTAGACTTGGTGCTCAAGCATCACGACGAGAAGGTGATCGTGTCGTTCGGACAGAGGGACGGCATCAGAG TGGGCCATGCAGTGCTGTCCATCAATGGCATTGATGTGGTGGGAAAGAGCACAGCAGATGGGAAGGATATCCTGGAATACTTGAAAGATCCTGCAAACTATCCGGTGTCGATCCGATTCGGACGAGCCCGGCTGAGCTCCAATGAGAAACTGATGCTCGCCTCTATGTTCCACTC GTTGTTTGCTATCGGATCACAGCTATCTCCTGAAGTCGGGAGCTCAGGGATCGAGATGCTTGAAACAGATGTCTTCAAGTTGCACTGCTTCCAGACTCTTACAG GAATAAAGTTCATAGTGCTGGCAGACCCTCGACAAGCAGGCATTGACGCTCTGCTGAGGAAAGTCTATGAGATCTATGCAGATTTTGCCCTAAAAAATCCATTCTACTCTCTAGAGATGCCAATCAG ATGTGAACTGTTTGATCAGAACCTGAAGGGCGCCCTAGAAGTAGCAGAGAAGGCAGGAAACTTTGGAGCCGGATCTTAA